Proteins from a genomic interval of Clostridium sp. 'deep sea':
- a CDS encoding histidinol-phosphatase, with the protein MIDYHVHLERGPYSAEWLNEFLTVGENLGISQFGIVEHLYMFKEAKGLLFQDEHVKAKQNRVMQDYLSFINTMIQQGKPIKLGFEVDYVINKENLIREFVKDLPVDFLIGSVHYLNDWSFDTNPNWQNRDILEVYQQYFKTLLANVKSGIFDILGHCGNIAYHKHRLSIKQEEKMYSNFIEEASKYDIVFEINSGGLYRPAGVVFPNLKYLSLLKECGIEVTVSSDAHDPKHTGYKLNELIIPKLKEVGYKKLVTFTKRKKQYLEI; encoded by the coding sequence ATGATAGATTACCATGTACATTTAGAGAGAGGTCCTTATAGCGCTGAATGGTTAAATGAGTTTTTAACAGTAGGAGAGAATTTAGGAATAAGTCAATTTGGAATTGTAGAGCATCTATACATGTTTAAAGAAGCCAAAGGTTTACTATTTCAAGACGAACATGTTAAAGCTAAACAAAATAGAGTTATGCAAGATTATCTAAGTTTTATAAATACAATGATACAACAAGGCAAACCTATTAAACTGGGTTTTGAGGTGGATTATGTTATAAATAAAGAAAATCTTATAAGAGAATTTGTAAAGGATTTGCCAGTAGATTTTTTAATAGGTTCAGTTCATTATCTTAATGACTGGAGTTTTGATACCAACCCTAATTGGCAAAACAGAGATATTTTAGAGGTGTATCAACAGTACTTTAAAACACTATTAGCCAATGTTAAAAGTGGTATTTTTGATATCCTTGGTCACTGTGGTAATATAGCATATCACAAACATCGTTTAAGTATAAAACAAGAAGAAAAAATGTATAGTAATTTTATTGAAGAAGCCAGTAAGTATGATATAGTTTTTGAAATAAATTCGGGTGGTTTATATAGACCTGCGGGGGTAGTGTTTCCTAATCTTAAATATCTATCTTTGTTAAAAGAGTGTGGTATAGAGGTAACAGTATCATCGGATGCCCATGATCCTAAACATACAGGTTATAAACTAAATGAGCTTATAATACCTAAACTTAAAGAGGTTGGTTATAAAAAACTAGTAACCTTTACTAAACGTAAAAAACAATACCTAGAAATTTAA
- a CDS encoding metallophosphoesterase, with amino-acid sequence MKLFAIGDLHLNGNQNKPMSKFGDHWDNHQFNIEKNWVNKITEKDIIAVPGDISWAMSLDEVSEDLHWLHTLPGTKIMLRGNHDYWWKKIKYLNSLYDNMIFLQNNSTLINNVHIAGSRGWLCPGSLYYKTADEKIYLRELQRLELSLKSCKLKPGQAIIVLMHFPPFNEKREHSGFMDLFKQYNVKRVIYGHLHDQKSFNNAIIGGWQGIEYSLVSADYINFNPLLIMKL; translated from the coding sequence ATGAAATTATTTGCAATAGGTGATTTACATTTAAATGGAAATCAAAATAAGCCTATGAGTAAGTTTGGTGATCATTGGGATAACCATCAATTTAACATTGAAAAAAACTGGGTAAATAAGATAACTGAAAAAGATATTATTGCAGTTCCTGGTGATATAAGCTGGGCTATGAGCTTAGATGAAGTCAGTGAAGATTTACATTGGCTTCACACTTTGCCAGGTACTAAAATAATGTTAAGAGGCAACCATGATTATTGGTGGAAAAAAATAAAGTACTTAAACTCACTTTATGATAATATGATTTTTTTACAGAATAACTCAACCTTAATTAATAACGTACATATAGCGGGCAGTAGAGGTTGGCTTTGTCCCGGTAGTTTATATTATAAAACAGCTGATGAAAAAATATATTTACGTGAGTTGCAGCGCTTAGAATTATCCCTAAAAAGCTGTAAATTAAAACCAGGACAAGCTATAATAGTATTAATGCATTTTCCGCCCTTTAATGAAAAAAGGGAGCATTCTGGTTTTATGGATTTGTTTAAACAATACAATGTAAAAAGAGTTATTTATGGTCATTTACATGATCAAAAATCTTTTAACAACGCAATAATAGGAGGGTGGCAAGGAATAGAGTATAGCCTTGTAAGTGCTGATTATATCAACTTTAATCCCTTGCTTATAATGAAACTATGA
- a CDS encoding GNAT family N-acetyltransferase, whose product MYRFRPLREKDKPILYAIINKYRDVPLKWRSMYVVSNYSAGVHVISCYNKVVGMVHITKTSSNEGWLESAYIMPSHRGRGVGSAFAKYQISQAKMMSIKTLRVATGHKNSRVQHLMIDKFGFSKPNLWHRLKLTTKNPNNTVPSVIKIRPDKVYECWSYIKNHHDNNSAGGLITSPQDNCWWTGLDPKVLSDILNSEQSLAYVSEKKIKGLLLVKKTRAMNFNSLTVLQSFTSSNIALEQMIRKLLTTNNTVFLSVSKDPLPVVNKLKKEASVKKISLNKWVVMEKQL is encoded by the coding sequence TTGTATAGATTCCGACCACTTAGAGAAAAAGATAAGCCTATACTTTATGCCATTATTAACAAATATAGAGATGTACCGTTAAAATGGCGAAGCATGTATGTGGTATCTAACTATTCTGCTGGTGTTCACGTTATATCCTGTTATAATAAGGTAGTAGGTATGGTGCATATAACTAAAACGAGTTCTAATGAGGGATGGTTAGAATCAGCTTATATCATGCCATCTCATCGAGGCCGAGGTGTAGGATCAGCGTTTGCAAAATACCAAATATCACAAGCTAAAATGATGTCTATCAAAACCCTAAGAGTTGCAACAGGGCATAAAAATAGTAGAGTACAACACTTAATGATTGATAAATTTGGGTTTTCAAAACCGAATCTTTGGCACAGATTAAAGCTGACAACTAAAAATCCCAATAATACTGTGCCATCAGTAATAAAAATACGCCCAGACAAGGTTTATGAATGTTGGTCATATATAAAAAATCATCACGATAACAACAGTGCAGGTGGTTTAATTACCTCTCCGCAAGATAACTGTTGGTGGACAGGTTTAGACCCAAAAGTTTTGTCGGACATCTTAAATAGTGAACAGTCACTAGCATATGTAAGTGAAAAAAAGATTAAAGGACTATTATTAGTAAAAAAAACTAGAGCAATGAACTTTAATAGTTTAACTGTATTGCAGTCTTTTACAAGTAGTAATATAGCATTAGAACAAATGATAAGAAAGTTATTAACTACCAATAATACTGTTTTTTTATCTGTATCAAAAGACCCATTACCTGTAGTTAACAAACTAAAAAAAGAGGCGAGTGTAAAAAAAATATCCCTTAATAAATGGGTTGTTATGGAAAAGCAGTTGTAA
- a CDS encoding MATE family efflux transporter — protein sequence MRKRDLTKGSIYNNLIYMSLPAMLGAMAQNFYSLVDMVWVGRLSAEAVASITIFSSLYFIIYVVNNIIGYGSVPIISQSFGSGNKNRTEKAIASSFVLKLMVGTGAAIFTLLIMKPVMGLFTDEAVVLQGAMRYGLLRTLFMPVVFSSLTIQSALRCSGDSKSPMFITIIASIINMVLDPIFMFETIPFLGIKGLGLGLFGVALATIISNTFSFIVGYKILFGSKSSLSLKFKDLHKPNFPLVKEIFRVGTPPACAGVVRNIAYLIILRFTTIYGTAAIATWGILTRLFGLLFMPIEGLLNGGSAMIGQNIGSGEIDRANKTAKASAVLGGLSMLILGIFTCLFAPNIMKLFIDDLKVIEIGAPALRIVSVSLIPIGFYFGLATIFIGSGYTLPLLISGFVGQWLIQLPFVYFATRVWKLSFIWVAWSFIFYTVSEGSIVLYYYLSNKWKRSLIRKIAKEKKAS from the coding sequence ATGAGAAAGCGTGACTTAACAAAGGGTAGTATTTATAATAACTTAATATATATGTCTCTACCAGCAATGTTGGGTGCTATGGCCCAAAACTTTTATAGTTTAGTAGATATGGTATGGGTCGGTAGGTTATCTGCCGAAGCAGTAGCATCTATTACCATTTTTAGTTCTTTGTACTTTATCATTTATGTTGTGAATAATATTATTGGCTATGGTTCAGTGCCTATAATCTCACAGAGTTTTGGCTCAGGAAACAAAAATAGAACAGAGAAAGCTATAGCTAGTTCGTTTGTACTAAAGCTTATGGTTGGTACAGGGGCTGCAATTTTTACTTTATTAATTATGAAACCCGTAATGGGTTTATTTACAGATGAAGCAGTAGTATTACAAGGTGCTATGAGATATGGATTATTACGAACACTATTTATGCCTGTTGTGTTTTCATCTTTAACTATACAGTCTGCTTTAAGGTGTAGCGGTGATTCAAAAAGTCCTATGTTTATAACAATTATTGCTTCAATTATTAATATGGTTTTAGACCCTATTTTTATGTTTGAGACTATTCCATTTTTAGGAATAAAGGGGCTTGGTTTAGGTTTATTTGGGGTAGCATTAGCTACCATAATATCTAATACATTTTCATTTATAGTTGGTTATAAAATATTATTTGGATCTAAAAGTAGTTTGAGTTTAAAGTTTAAGGATTTACATAAACCAAACTTTCCTTTAGTAAAAGAAATTTTTAGAGTGGGTACACCTCCAGCCTGTGCTGGGGTTGTAAGAAATATAGCTTACTTAATTATACTAAGATTTACCACTATATATGGAACAGCCGCAATAGCAACCTGGGGTATCTTAACCAGATTATTTGGCTTATTATTTATGCCAATTGAGGGCTTACTTAATGGTGGAAGTGCTATGATAGGTCAAAACATAGGAAGTGGAGAGATTGACAGAGCTAATAAAACCGCTAAAGCTTCTGCTGTTTTAGGGGGCTTGTCTATGCTTATTTTAGGCATCTTTACTTGTTTATTTGCTCCAAATATCATGAAATTATTTATTGATGATCTTAAAGTAATAGAAATAGGGGCACCTGCATTAAGAATTGTGTCTGTTAGTTTAATACCAATTGGCTTTTACTTTGGTTTAGCCACCATATTTATAGGTTCAGGATATACATTACCACTTTTGATTTCTGGTTTTGTTGGGCAATGGCTTATTCAGCTACCTTTTGTTTATTTTGCTACAAGGGTATGGAAATTATCTTTTATTTGGGTAGCTTGGAGTTTTATTTTTTATACAGTTAGTGAAGGTTCAATTGTGCTTTACTATTATTTAAGTAATAAGTGGAAAAGAAGCTTAATAAGAAAAATAGCAAAAGAAAAAAAAGCAAGCTAA